One region of Miscanthus floridulus cultivar M001 chromosome 19, ASM1932011v1, whole genome shotgun sequence genomic DNA includes:
- the LOC136529579 gene encoding uncharacterized protein isoform X2 yields MARVSTVALAAAAAALLVSLPAADTYEQETRRMFVEWKAKYRKTYRYAGEEECRYAVFKDSRRRVARSRAAGVTTSGLNSLSASAIEEIYRGRGVRMGEESYEQETRRMFVGWKAKYGNTYRDVGEEECRYRLFKGNRRVVVRLNAAAAAGQNVYGLNQFGDLTNEEVQERCYPEMEDRELITRCQAAVPVPDPGPDPVHGRLFRYQIKDTVTNMQSIVRKRLLLESEVDRKVCQCIARELKQTESGGSAIPGDDPDPHMWI; encoded by the exons ATGGCGCGGGTCTCCACGGTTGctcttgcggcggcggcggcggcgctgctggtgTCGCTGCCAGCCGCGGACACGTACGAGCAGGAGACCCGCCGGATGTTCGTGGAGTGGAAGGCCAAGTACAGAAAGACCTATAGATACGCCGGCGAAGAGGAGTGCCGGTATGCGGTGTTCAAGGACAGCCGCCGCCGCGTCGCCCGGTCCAGGGCCGCTGGGGTGACCACATCTGGCCTTAACAGTCTCAGCGCCAGCGCCATTGAGGAGATATACCGCGGGCGCGGGGTCCGGATGGGGGAGGAATCGTACGAGCAGGAGACCCGCCGGATGTTCGTGGGGTGGAAGGCCAAGTACGGCAATACCTACAGAGACGTCGGTGAGGAGGAATGCCGGTACAGGCTGTTCAAGGGCAACCGCCGCGTCGTCGTCCGgctcaacgccgccgccgccgccgggcaaaACGTGTACGGCCTCAACCAATTCGGCGACCTCACCAACGAGGAGGTCCAAGAACGCTGCTACCCGGAGATGGAGGACCGAGAGCTGATCACCAGGTGCCAAGCCGCTGTCCCCGTCCCCGACCCGGGCCCGGACCCCGTCCATGGGAGGCTGTTTCGGTACCAG ATAAAAGACACGGTGACTAACATGCAGTCCATTGTTCGCAAGAGGCTGTTGCTAGAAAGCGAAGTTGACAGAAAG GTTTGCCAGTGCATTGCTAGGGAACTGAAACAAACAGAGTCTGGAGGTAGCGCCATTCCTGGAGATGATCCAGATCCACACATGTGGATCTGA
- the LOC136529579 gene encoding uncharacterized protein isoform X1, whose protein sequence is MARVSTVALAAAAAALLVSLPAADTYEQETRRMFVEWKAKYRKTYRYAGEEECRYAVFKDSRRRVARSRAAGVTTSGLNSLSASAIEEIYRGRGVRMGEESYEQETRRMFVGWKAKYGNTYRDVGEEECRYRLFKGNRRVVVRLNAAAAAGQNVYGLNQFGDLTNEEVQERCYPEMEDRELITRCQAAVPVPDPGPDPVHGRLFRYQIKDTVTNMQSIVRKRLLLESEVDRKVSFQFSYRQPDFVFNFFMPFTYPQIIYRYMIAKKRKEKEKTRRIHIAFATLRFIYDLPSIFPCFLINLAFLA, encoded by the exons ATGGCGCGGGTCTCCACGGTTGctcttgcggcggcggcggcggcgctgctggtgTCGCTGCCAGCCGCGGACACGTACGAGCAGGAGACCCGCCGGATGTTCGTGGAGTGGAAGGCCAAGTACAGAAAGACCTATAGATACGCCGGCGAAGAGGAGTGCCGGTATGCGGTGTTCAAGGACAGCCGCCGCCGCGTCGCCCGGTCCAGGGCCGCTGGGGTGACCACATCTGGCCTTAACAGTCTCAGCGCCAGCGCCATTGAGGAGATATACCGCGGGCGCGGGGTCCGGATGGGGGAGGAATCGTACGAGCAGGAGACCCGCCGGATGTTCGTGGGGTGGAAGGCCAAGTACGGCAATACCTACAGAGACGTCGGTGAGGAGGAATGCCGGTACAGGCTGTTCAAGGGCAACCGCCGCGTCGTCGTCCGgctcaacgccgccgccgccgccgggcaaaACGTGTACGGCCTCAACCAATTCGGCGACCTCACCAACGAGGAGGTCCAAGAACGCTGCTACCCGGAGATGGAGGACCGAGAGCTGATCACCAGGTGCCAAGCCGCTGTCCCCGTCCCCGACCCGGGCCCGGACCCCGTCCATGGGAGGCTGTTTCGGTACCAG ATAAAAGACACGGTGACTAACATGCAGTCCATTGTTCGCAAGAGGCTGTTGCTAGAAAGCGAAGTTGACAGAAAGGTCAGTTTTCAGTTTTCATATAGACAACCTGATTTTGTCTTCAATTTCTTTATGCCATTCACTTATCCTCAAATAATCTACCGCTATATGattgcaaaaaaaagaaaagaaaaggaaaaaacgaGAAGAATACACATTGCATTTGCTACACTTAGATTTATATATGACTTACCTTCCATTTTTCCATGCTTCCTTATCAATTTAGCTTTTCTTGCATAA